The genomic stretch CTTCCCACATACCCTCTCCTTATCACAACCAATCCTACCCTTAGGAGTCAGCACTATCTAATTTGCATGATATTCAGAACCTTATTTACTTTATAATTATCTGCTGATTATTCATCCTTAAGAGGTTTGGGTTTTAAGCTATAATCTTACAGTACATATATTCTGGTATTTGGCCTATTTTCACTAAAAAGTATGGATTTAATAGTCATCAGTGGTTCATCCAATTTTGTTGCTAATTAAATATACCACAATTGCCTATCTTTCCTAGTGatggtggacatttggattgtttctggtCCTTCCTATACAGATGTCCTGGGAGATGTGAACAATCTTTCTCTGGGTTACAAGACTAGGAATGGAATTATATTTAAACCGAAAAAGTATTTTGAAGGtgataaaaagaaactaaaagaaaagaaaactggaaaacaaatgcagattatataatttatgtgaacaaaatgaaacaaaaggacatatatgttttgtatatggatatctaGACTGATAGTTACATCTAAAAGTATTAATCAgtgtgttttctttgtatatCCTACCCAGCCATTCAAGTTCAgacagtgaagttgaacatcttctTATTTCTCGATTAAAATGAGCAGGAGCGGCGCTAAGATGGCGACTCCCATGCACCGTCTCATAGCGCGGAGACAGGCGTAAGTGAGGGCCCGAGTCGGGCGATGGGGCGGGCTGGGAGCGGGGAGACCGCGTCACCCGGCGGGTGAGCGGACGCTGGGACGCGAGGCCAGACTTGGATCCCCAGTAGGAAGCGGGGTAGTGTAGCCGTTTCTCTAACACGGCGCCTGCCCCAAGGAGCTCGGGCCAGTGAGGGAAGCAAATAAGCAACATGTAAGATGTCAGAAATGCTTAGAATTTGGACACTGGACTTACGAATGCACAGGAAAAAGGAAATACCTACACAGGCCTTCAAGAACAGCAGAACTAAAgaaagctttaaaagaaaaagaaaacagattattATTACAGCAAAGCATTGGAGAAACTAatgtagaaaaaaagaacaagaaaaaaaggtCTAAGAGTGTAACCAGTTCCAGTACCAATAGCAGTGACAGTTCAGCCAGTGATTCTTCATCAGAAAGTGAAGGAACATCTACCTCATCCTCCTCAGAGGATAGTGACACTGACGAAAGCTCTTCTAGTCCATCATCTTCAGCTTCCTCCACaagctcttcctcctcctctgattCAGACTCAGATTCCAGCTCCTCCAGTAGCAGTACCACCAGCACAGATAGCAGCTCTGAGGATGAAccaccaaagaagaagaaaaagaaatagaactgcTCCATCCATATTGGACTTGTGGACTGAAAGCATTAAAGTGATTCTCTAAAGGGGATTTAAAATATGTTAAGGCCAAGAAGGGTAACTGGTCAAACTTTCTAGAGTTTAaaagtttctaaatgttttacattgtAAGAGCatcataaaaaatattaataatggattacatatataaagacttttattttaaggggaatttgttttgcttttttgtctttaaaatatctCTCTAAAATCAAAACTGAAATCCAGTAAATCTGTTTTTGTGATGAAACttacctttttttcccctgtgaagTAAAGGCCATATTTTGTTATATGTTAATGGTATGTATTTATCAGACATGTTTTCAGAATAATGCATCAGAATATCAGACAATGAATTTCTAATGCTTTTGGCTATGTGTTATTCTATAAGATTTAATACCTTGCTATTGTAAGGTTATGAGTTTTCCTACAGTTGATAAATGTgctctatttttatgtttacatTCAGAAAGTTTTTCTGACTTCTTGTCCTAAATGAAAAGTTCAAGGAACTTATTATATATTTACACCTTTGGAATGGTACAAGTTTTACATTGCTTGTTGCATCATTCATTATCTTGTGGTTCCTTATATTCTCAGAGTTACACTTGTCTGAGGGAAATCATTCTAGAGGAACCTCAAAAGGGgcaaaaaattggaaactacTTAGGAGTCTAATCTTGGTGCCTTTTGATAAATTCCCCatatcagaaaagaaagcaaccaTGTATAAAGCTATCTTAAGTAAAAGTGATATAAATATCTTTGAGTAATGGCATGCTATAAATGGAACCATTTGAAGGAGAAAAGAGGTAGGAGGAAGAGGTGATTTTTGCAGAAGATTATGGCAGTGTTGGTTGTCTTTtattaaaaaggttttttttttttgtctttcataaagaTCGCCTTTTGCCATTTCTGCAATTACTGTATGACAGTGTATATGGTAACTGGTCACATGACAGTCTACTGCATAAATATGAATGACTTGGATTAAATCTTGTGTGGTTACATAGCATATacacaattgaaatcttacataAAAATCAGGTTTAAAAGGAAATACTGCACAATGtttcttaaaagtaaaatactTTGTGGTGATGAGACCATTTGGTTTAACATCACATTATTCGATGATGTCTTAAACTTTTTGGAAAGTGGTATCATTTGTAGAAAAATCTTGGTTTGGGTTCAATGTTATAAAAACTATGAATGCtaagtcttttatatttttatgaaaaaagtaGTAGAAAATTACTTTTGAAGAAAATGGGCTTCTGTTTAACCttgaaataaatgtatattgtGAGTTTAAGGAGCCTGTGATTACTTGTAAGGTTTATAGAACCATCTGCTTTCAATGATTGTAAGTATCATTTCAAAGACTCCAAACACAATGTATCATTTCACaggtaaattttataaattaataatctAATACATTTTACAATATTTGTAGTCTGTAAGGGTAATTTAATTTTGGCagttaaagaatttgaaagaggaaaaacatatGCATACATAAAATACTTACAGTTAATAAAACTCTGTGGTcacaagcttaaaaaaaaaa from Choloepus didactylus isolate mChoDid1 chromosome 2, mChoDid1.pri, whole genome shotgun sequence encodes the following:
- the LOC119518114 gene encoding zinc finger CCHC domain-containing protein 10, which encodes MATPMHRLIARRQAEANKQHVRCQKCLEFGHWTYECTGKRKYLHRPSRTAELKKALKEKENRLLLQQSIGETNVEKKNKKKRSKSVTSSSTNSSDSSASDSSSESEGTSTSSSSEDSDTDESSSSPSSSASSTSSSSSSDSDSDSSSSSSSTTSTDSSSEDEPPKKKKKK